One part of the Magallana gigas chromosome 5, xbMagGiga1.1, whole genome shotgun sequence genome encodes these proteins:
- the LOC105339801 gene encoding zinc transporter ZIP10 isoform X1 — MLCWEMLVLFLWGSVGVLWAANTTNEAPTRADKERLFYLSTIFQKYSTDDNEIPLDNVQKLLANLGLPVPAGEGLLLNSEGGIAENDSHCHDLEAGCPTTSTPLDPSDRHIHKRSVATADDHYNHQKQCLSTVELLRTYHFQTKSSIGKEDFMNLCPSLIVHLDKEECKSDIEPHIHKEEVEGRPLGSIPLSVWGYSALSILIISLVGLLGVAVIPIMQGPFYNHLLQFLVALAVGALSGDAMLHLIPHALAGGHDEHGEEEAAPGEGLTDEQMNVFKGLTALIGIFIFFFIERMMTIITDIKRKRREEEHYKHQLELAAKLGEDEIEQIKKAHELAHVYNHDHDCESLNWGIHPGNRALELFAEEANKEKHEDEVLMKKIEDKKRLDRKDPKSTKSRKLSRSHSHSHSHNAGIPKDVAAVAWMVILGDGIHNFCDGLAIGSAFAASVTGGISTTIAVFCHELPHEIGDFAVLLKAGMRPKQAIMYNVVSSVLAFCGMLIGVMLGNIESASLWIFTVVGGMFLYVSLVDMLPEMMSVDSRDGENPFFHLVFQACGMFLGIGIMLIIAMYEDKMKTMMEP, encoded by the exons ATGTTATGCTGGGAGATGCTGGTCCTTTTCCTTTGGGGTAGTGTGGGGGTCCTTTGGGCCGCGAACACGACAAACGAAGCACCCACACGAGCCGATAAAGAACGGTTGTTTTATTTGTCGACCATTTTCCAAAAGTACTCCACCGATGATAACGAAATACCACTGGATAACGTACAGAAGTTGCTGGCCAACCTTGGGCTCCCCGTCCCCGCGGGAGAGGGTCTTCTGTTGAACTCTGAGGGTGGAATTGCAGAGAATGACTCCCACTGCCACGACCTGGAGGCAGGGTGTCCGACCACTTCCACCCCCCTCGATCCATCTGATAGACACATCCACAAGAGGTCGGTGGCCACGGCTGATGATCACTACAATCACCAAAAG CAGTGCTTGAGCACAGTTGAATTGTTGAGAACCTACCATTTCCAAACCAAATCGTCCATTGGCAAAGAAGACTTCATGAACCTATGTCCCAGTCTGATTGTACATCTGGACAAAGAGGAATGCAAGAGCGACATAGAACCGCACATTCATAAAGAGGAAGTTGAAGGGAGGCCCTTGGGTTCGATTCCACTAAGTG TGTGGGGGTACAGCGCCCTGTCCATCCTCATCATCAGCCTGGTCGGGCTACTCGGTGTGGCGGTAATTCCCATCATGCAAGGCCCGTTCTACAACCATTTACTCCAGTTCCTGGTGGCGCTTGCCGTCGGCGCTCTATCCGGTGACGCAATGCTCCATTTAATTCCACAT gCACTAGCCGGGGGTCATGATGAACATGGCGAGGAAGAGGCAGCTCCCGGGGAAGGACTGACCGATGAGCAAATGAACGTGTTCAAAGGACTGACGGCTCTCATCGGcatcttcatcttctttttcatcGAAAGAATGATGACCATCATTACAGATATTAAAAGAAAGCGAAGAGAA GAAGAGCATTATAAACATCAGTTGGAACTGGCGGCTAAACTTGGTGAGGATGAAATCGAACAGATCAAAAAGGCCCACGAACTGGCGCATGTCTACAACCACGACCACGACTGTGAATCGCTCAACTGGGGGATCCACCCTGGAAACCGAG CATTGGAACTCTTCGCCGAGGAAGCAAACAAGGAAAAGCACGAGGACGAAGTTCTTATGAAGAAGATTGAAGACAAAAAGAGACTGGACCGGAAGGACCCCAAATCAACTAAATCCCGGAAACTGAGCCGCTCCCATAGTCACTCGCATTCCCACAATGCCGGAATTCCAAAGGACGTGGCAGCAGTTGCATGGATGGTGATCCTCGGGGATGGGATCCATAACTTCTGTGACGGCTTGGCCATAGGCTCGGCCTTCGCCGCATCCGTTACCGGGGGCATCAGTACCACCATTGCTGTGTTCTGTCATGAACTGCCTCATGAAATTG ggGATTTTGCCGTTTTACTGAAGGCGGGAATGAGGCCGAAGCAGGCGATCATGTATAACGTGGTGTCGTCTGTGTTGGCGTTCTGTGGAATGCTTATTGGAGTCATGCTTGGAAATATTGAGTCTGCAAGTCTCTGGATCTTCACAGTGGTCGGCGGCATGTTCCTCTATGTGTCGCTGGTCGACATG CTGCCTGAGATGATGTCGGTTGACTCCAGAGACGGCGAGAATCCATTCTTCCACTTGGTGTTCCAGGCTTGTGGCATGTTTCTTGGGATAGGAATCATGCTTATCATCGCCATGTACGAGGACAAGATGAAAACCATGATGGAACCTTAA
- the LOC105339801 gene encoding zinc transporter ZIP10 isoform X2, with translation MLCWEMLVLFLWGSVGVLWAANTTNEAPTRADKERLFYLSTIFQKYSTDDNEIPLDNVQKLLANLGLPVPAGEGLLLNSEGGIAENDSHCHDLEAGCPTTSTPLDPSDRHIHKRSVATADDHYNHQKCLSTVELLRTYHFQTKSSIGKEDFMNLCPSLIVHLDKEECKSDIEPHIHKEEVEGRPLGSIPLSVWGYSALSILIISLVGLLGVAVIPIMQGPFYNHLLQFLVALAVGALSGDAMLHLIPHALAGGHDEHGEEEAAPGEGLTDEQMNVFKGLTALIGIFIFFFIERMMTIITDIKRKRREEEHYKHQLELAAKLGEDEIEQIKKAHELAHVYNHDHDCESLNWGIHPGNRALELFAEEANKEKHEDEVLMKKIEDKKRLDRKDPKSTKSRKLSRSHSHSHSHNAGIPKDVAAVAWMVILGDGIHNFCDGLAIGSAFAASVTGGISTTIAVFCHELPHEIGDFAVLLKAGMRPKQAIMYNVVSSVLAFCGMLIGVMLGNIESASLWIFTVVGGMFLYVSLVDMLPEMMSVDSRDGENPFFHLVFQACGMFLGIGIMLIIAMYEDKMKTMMEP, from the exons ATGTTATGCTGGGAGATGCTGGTCCTTTTCCTTTGGGGTAGTGTGGGGGTCCTTTGGGCCGCGAACACGACAAACGAAGCACCCACACGAGCCGATAAAGAACGGTTGTTTTATTTGTCGACCATTTTCCAAAAGTACTCCACCGATGATAACGAAATACCACTGGATAACGTACAGAAGTTGCTGGCCAACCTTGGGCTCCCCGTCCCCGCGGGAGAGGGTCTTCTGTTGAACTCTGAGGGTGGAATTGCAGAGAATGACTCCCACTGCCACGACCTGGAGGCAGGGTGTCCGACCACTTCCACCCCCCTCGATCCATCTGATAGACACATCCACAAGAGGTCGGTGGCCACGGCTGATGATCACTACAATCACCAAAAG TGCTTGAGCACAGTTGAATTGTTGAGAACCTACCATTTCCAAACCAAATCGTCCATTGGCAAAGAAGACTTCATGAACCTATGTCCCAGTCTGATTGTACATCTGGACAAAGAGGAATGCAAGAGCGACATAGAACCGCACATTCATAAAGAGGAAGTTGAAGGGAGGCCCTTGGGTTCGATTCCACTAAGTG TGTGGGGGTACAGCGCCCTGTCCATCCTCATCATCAGCCTGGTCGGGCTACTCGGTGTGGCGGTAATTCCCATCATGCAAGGCCCGTTCTACAACCATTTACTCCAGTTCCTGGTGGCGCTTGCCGTCGGCGCTCTATCCGGTGACGCAATGCTCCATTTAATTCCACAT gCACTAGCCGGGGGTCATGATGAACATGGCGAGGAAGAGGCAGCTCCCGGGGAAGGACTGACCGATGAGCAAATGAACGTGTTCAAAGGACTGACGGCTCTCATCGGcatcttcatcttctttttcatcGAAAGAATGATGACCATCATTACAGATATTAAAAGAAAGCGAAGAGAA GAAGAGCATTATAAACATCAGTTGGAACTGGCGGCTAAACTTGGTGAGGATGAAATCGAACAGATCAAAAAGGCCCACGAACTGGCGCATGTCTACAACCACGACCACGACTGTGAATCGCTCAACTGGGGGATCCACCCTGGAAACCGAG CATTGGAACTCTTCGCCGAGGAAGCAAACAAGGAAAAGCACGAGGACGAAGTTCTTATGAAGAAGATTGAAGACAAAAAGAGACTGGACCGGAAGGACCCCAAATCAACTAAATCCCGGAAACTGAGCCGCTCCCATAGTCACTCGCATTCCCACAATGCCGGAATTCCAAAGGACGTGGCAGCAGTTGCATGGATGGTGATCCTCGGGGATGGGATCCATAACTTCTGTGACGGCTTGGCCATAGGCTCGGCCTTCGCCGCATCCGTTACCGGGGGCATCAGTACCACCATTGCTGTGTTCTGTCATGAACTGCCTCATGAAATTG ggGATTTTGCCGTTTTACTGAAGGCGGGAATGAGGCCGAAGCAGGCGATCATGTATAACGTGGTGTCGTCTGTGTTGGCGTTCTGTGGAATGCTTATTGGAGTCATGCTTGGAAATATTGAGTCTGCAAGTCTCTGGATCTTCACAGTGGTCGGCGGCATGTTCCTCTATGTGTCGCTGGTCGACATG CTGCCTGAGATGATGTCGGTTGACTCCAGAGACGGCGAGAATCCATTCTTCCACTTGGTGTTCCAGGCTTGTGGCATGTTTCTTGGGATAGGAATCATGCTTATCATCGCCATGTACGAGGACAAGATGAAAACCATGATGGAACCTTAA
- the LOC105339799 gene encoding proton-coupled zinc antiporter SLC30A2, with amino-acid sequence MAEGSNRENYVSLPNENSGFGVNIGLEIKGDIENSSSTDMSASTMEIGPFVSADVDRPMDNSSVTTANNINEGLWPKEAERDDLLFHDSDNDQEFVWDSLRGGTMPKLNLLEDMHDGNANNSVPHENDGVKKKSSRESDRLLSSSSDGLYSEYNVQEHGSGNGTVLQMDNDESEDPMWHCHLDSPAKVDRVARNQLIAISVICVIFMIGEIIGGVFSHSVALFTDVAHLASDLISFLISLLALYLSTKPASKRMSMGYYRIEVLGALVSILMIWLVTGVLCYTAAKRIITGDYTSVEPTYMLATAVSGVIFNVIMGVVLISQKCGSATSNLKFGHSHGHGHSHSHGHSHNSLSVSSDRPDIAYQPLLSPASQEDLLDSGEGETESPVHKHENINIRAAFIHVIGDIIQSLGVLIASLIIKFTDGDEYKLADPICTFVFSILVIITTVRVLRDTLHVVMEAVPKDMDFHQILNDIKSIPGVKSAHSLALWALTVDKNAVTVHISVDGSNDHQAILERTSKMLRTKYKFIFTTIQVETHQSSIMDSCRHCSIPNT; translated from the exons ATGGCAGAAGGGTCAAATCGTGAGAATTATGTCAGTTTACCTAACGAAAACAGTGGCTTCGGTGTGAACATAGGGCTAGAGATAAAAGGAGATATTGAAAATAGCTCAAGCACAGACATGTCAGCATCAACGATGGAGATTGGACCATTTGTCAGTGCTGATGTTGATAGGCCGATGGATAACTCAAGTGTAACCACTGCAAATAATATTAATGAGGGTTTATGGCCGAAAGAGGCGGAGCGTGACGATTTATTGTTTCATGATAGTGACAACGACCAAGAGTTTGTGTGGGACAGTTTGCGTGGTGGGACTATGCCAAAACTGAATTTACTAGAAGATATGCACGATGGAAATGCAAATAACTCGGTCCCACATGAGAATGACGGAGTTAAGAAGAAATCCTCTAGAGAAAGCGACAGGCTACTTTCCTCGTCCTCTGATGGTCTGTATAGTGAATATAATGTACAAGAACATGGTAGTGGTAATGGTACAGTGCTTCAAATGGACAATGATGAAAGTGAAGACCCAATGTGGCACTGTCACTTGGATTCCCCCGCTAAAGTTGACAGGGTAGCTAGGAATCAGCTTATTGCCATTAGTGTCATTTGTGTTATTTTCATGATTGGAGAAATTATAG GCGGTGTGTTCTCTCATAGTGTTGCCCTGTTTACTGATGTAGCTCACCTGGCCAGTGACCTAATTAGTTTCCTGATTAGTCTACTAGCTCTGTACCTGTCCACAAAACCAGCTTCAAAACGAATGTCCATGGGGTACTACAGAATAG aGGTGCTAGGAGCGTTGGTTAGTATCCTGATGATATGGCTGGTGACCGGAGTGTTGTGTTACACGGCAGCCAAGAGAATCATCACAGGAGACTACACTTCCGTAGAACCCACCTATATGCTGGCCACAGCAGTATCCGGTGTCATATTTAATGTTAT TATGGGTGTTGTTCTAATCTCCCAGAAATGTGGGTCGGCCACTTCCAATCTGAAATTTGGTCACTCCCATGGCCATGGACACTCCCATTCTCACGGACATTCCCACAATTCCCTGTCGGTCAGTAGCGACCGGCCAGACATTGCTTACCAGCCTCTCCTGAGTCCCGCCAGCCAGGAGGATCTGCTGGACTCTGGGGAGGGGGAGACAGAGAGTCCCGTCCACAAACACGAGAACATTAACATCCGGGCAGCTTTTATACACGTGATAGGCGACATCATTCAGAGCCTAGGGGTTCTCATTGCTTCTCTAATCATCAAGTTTACA GATGGAGATGAGTACAAGTTAGCAGACCCCATCTGTACATTTGTCTTCTCTATATTAGTCATCATCACCACAGTCAGGGTCCTGAGGGACACACTTCATGTTGTCATGGAAG CGGTGCCAAAAGACATGGACTTCCATCAGATTTTGAATGACATTAAATCCATTCCTGGGGTAAAATCGGCCCATAGCTTGGCTCTGTGGGCTCTCACAGTGGACAAAAATGCTGTAACCGTACACATTTCAGTGG